The nucleotide sequence ggtTGAACGTCCCCGCATGCCAAATGGGAAGACATTAAAACAAAGCGCAAAATGGTCCCATATgcttctcaagactgattttctggaaagcgtgttgcactttttgtttgCAGATTCAGGTccacaggttccaagttagctacAATCATTTGAGAGTTcttgaatagacctctccctgtttgtaaacaaatggcgtCATAGCACtgcgtcatagtgttcgacagcgccaccaatttggtacagttgaattacgctcgaagctagaggcgaacaaggtcgcgcccgaaagccagggGCTTCAGGGatttacgatggtccctgaaagggacgggACCTTGAGACGTAAGGTACTttaggcctgcactgcctgaaccagttccggtggtgctgcactcgcccgttcgtttTGCCAGTGCAGCCCGAGCGCCCCCGGCACCGTCCCGTTAgtttcaaaccagtgcacgcCAAGTGTAGCCCTAGTGCACAAGGAAACTATAGACACTCCCGCAGGGGTCAGTTCAATGGTAGCgcagagtaatggcggcaatggcagcagacgacacaaggcaaataatagTTAATGTAAATGCCGGAAGAGACGCTTGAATTCGAAGTCGAAATAACgattcactacagtttcggtgtacattggtacacggttcctgccagttcgcagaagattcaacgctatcacggttaccaggtcgtcgaattcttcgtcctcgctgtcagaatccagaagttccatggctgtttgcacaattgttgaacagttcattgtgttcgaaattgcacatgcaatgcaatgcacatgtgattgaaatgtcacaCGCAGGCCTGCACGAGCGCTGCACTTCATTATTCGTTTCGCGGCGGCATTATagtgttgcaccgttgaactggagctggcctagtgctgcgctagttcagaactggccctgcaccgcccggaactggttcagggagTGCAAGTCTAATCGAACAGACCTctaggcagcgaacaagtgcccattcgtggaacccaactctcccccttccgatttgtttcggtttcagtttgtctaccaacgtcgtgATGGTGTTTCTCGGCTAGAGGTctattcgcagaacggcgaatcgcagtgGCAGACGAATAAACCTCttcccgagaaacgtcatcatgacgttggtagacacaccgaaatcaaaacagatcggaaggggagagctgggttccacgaatgggcaataggcctctacctgtttgtaaacaaatgacgtcataatgttcgacagtgccacgagtttggtagagttgaactacgttcaaagctagtggcaaacaaggtcgcgcccgaaagccacggccttgaggggattatacgatggtctctgaaaaggacgcgaccttcggtcctacttttctttcaatgggaggcagcgaacaagtccccgttcgtggaacccagttctccccttccgatctgttttggtttcggtgtgtctaccaacgtcatgatgacgtttctcgggtagaggtttattgttcgctgcctcttattgaaagaaaagtacgaccgaaggtcgcgtccttttcagagaccatagtaatcccctcaagaccgtggctttcgggcgcggccTTGTTCGCTACTAGCATTGAATgttgttcaactctaccaaactcgtggcgctgtcgaacattatgacgtcgtttgtttacaaacaggtagaggtctattgtgactttatatgtcgacgtagtgaaggagggagaggaggcaataagcaggcatTCTGTATCTAGGGGGCGTTGGttgagcccgtgcagtgcttgAGTGAGCGGGATTTCTCTGACTACGAATGCGCAGCGACGGGATTGGGCGAGAGCTTCCACTGCGCTGGAAAACTCACCTCCAATGACCTCTCGTTCACTTTTCTGCTCTTGTGGGCGTGCGACCGGTAGTATGAACGCGCCATTAGGAGATCGCGTTTAACAAGGCTGACCGGAACACACGTTCATAAACCCCTCTTTCACACACTCATTTCTCACGTCTACTACAATATTCCAGTGCGCACAATGAGACGACAAACCGGATGAAACTGACCATTTATTCAGATTATTTTGTGTCTGTCGTTAGGATCTGAAATTACAAAAAAACATGAAGTTGTCAGGGAAAGTCATGCACTGTGCACAAACGTAATCGTTGCACTGAATGTAAAAAGCTCAACGAAACAGGAACAGCATGAGTAATAGACAGTTCGAACCCCCCTTTTTCTCCGAGCTGCACATAGGTATGTTTATCATTGAAGGAAACAGTTATCATCGATTTAACTAGTCCGGAATATGGCTCGATTTTTGTTTTCAGAATTGCGCAAGACGAAATCGACTACCCGTCTCATACATAGGCGAATGATCTCTTAGTAATATGTGGTGCACACCACcatattgtttttgttttccttctttgttgTGCTTGTCACTTCTAATGTACAGCTTGTAGGTTGGGGACTGTACCTACGTTCCCATCTGACCCATATATTCCTATTTATGCGGCAGCGATCTAAATTTTACAGTTGCCCATGTAATAGACGAGATCAGCACCGATGCTATACCGTCGGTTAGTTTCAAAAACGCATATCTAAATATAAAATCAAACGTCGACGTGCCAGATTCTGAAACGCAGCGTCCGCCCATATTAGGATCCGTCAGTCCCCATGTCCTTAGCCTCGTCTTTGGTGACCTGTTCACAAGTTCTGGTGACCAGACCTATATCAGGCTATATATATGTCTTGATGGCACATCAGATTCCATGAGAGAACCTTGATGGCCCATCAGACTCACAAGGGCTGGTTTGATGGCCCACCAAATCCCATCAGAGAACATTGATGGATCATCAGACTCACGAGGGCTGGTTTGATGGTCCATCAGACTCATAAGGATTGTTTTGATGGCCCACCAGATCCCATCAGAGAACCTTGATGGCCCATCAGACACTACAGAGATGGTTTGATGGCCCACGAAATTTCATCCGAAAATGTGACTGGTCATCAAGAACAGTTTCGCTAGGACGTCCATCATACACCTAATTGCCACCCACACTGGCTTTCGCAGCTGCAGAGTGGCGTAGCGTAGCTATGAAGTACATACAGATTTCTACGTACTAGATACACAGGAAAGGAGTGAAGCTGCAACATCTACCGTTGTCATTCGGCCCTCCTCGAAGTAAAGGCTTCGGAAGTACACGTTCACCCTGTACGCACCGTATATCTGCAAATGCACATTCACATATTGCTCTTGTTCGTTGCATATTGTTCAGCCAGGCAAATGTGAGATGAAGATGGGACACTTCCTCTCGTGAGCAAgagtgagtgactgactgactCGTCCAGAAAGGCGGttgattaaaaaaataaaattcatAAAATAACGGTTTTGTACGGTAAGTGATTTATACGTGAATGTTATGCGCTTTGCTGTGCAATTTGCATGATTGGAACATGGTAAAATCCATTCAGAAGCACCCTCACGGACTAGGACGGTTGTATTGCCAaatgtaggatgggacaagcgaaagcttgcccacatcacatttaaAAAATAGACGGTTCTACGAAGTTTGTGTACATACGTTTTATAAGtagacctttttagaaaagcaagcgcaacctctggcacgcaagggctcatgggaacttaagACGCAGACATAGTCCGACGTAACTGCGCTGCGCGTACGCGCGAAGCACAGTTGCGCTACACCGGGGGAAATCACGCCCTCTATAGTCTAGTGGCTAGCGCGGCCGGCGGCATTCAACTGCGCTAGGACGTCGCCCGCGCAGAATAGAACATATGTTCCATTTTTCGCCGACCGCGCTCGCGCAGTCAGGTCAGCGCAGTCGCGCTGCTGAAGTCAGAGCgactttgcgcatgcgcaacggtCGCAGGTCACTGCTGACGGGCGTCTGACTATAAACGCATATTTCCCGGATCGCTGGCGCTGTCGCTGACTGCGACGCCCAAAACGTTGGATTATATCTGCACCTTTAGAGCGCCTTGGGCATTACGAGAGTGCCAGAGGCGGAGACCAACAACTTACGGCATACCCTCCTGCTacaacgtgacgtcactgcacaaggtTCAtggaataatggcagttgaagaaaaggtacCCGCAGCGGCGTAGAGTCACTGGATTGGGGAAAGTACCGCCATCCTCTGATCTTTGCCGCCGACCTTGGAGCAACAATGGAGTAGGTACTCCAAGAATGTTGCTAAAAGCTGGATATATGAGCTAGGGGTGGATCCAGACTTTGGGAAGGAGGCGCACTGgtgtgtgtaggggggggggggggggagagatgaAAAACTAATACTTAACATAATGTTTTTTGGAGGTGATCGCTCAACCGCCCCCCTCTGGATCCACCACTGACATGAGCGCCTGTGCTCACAGTTAAATTCATGTTGTCTCACACCAGGGGTCTCCCCGACTGATTTTATCGCAATTTTGACAATTCATAACGTTAGAGCGACATATCACGTGCGTGATATGTTGTGAGGTTATTTGTACGCAACAAGATCTTCAATGTAAGCTGATTTCTCGTTGCTTTACGGTAAAACTTTAACCATGCAGAGATTGCAGACTTACCATGACGACGGCAAGCAACAGGTAAAGTGTGCAGAAGCCAGTTTCGTAGAAATACTGGAAATGGAAAACGTTGATTATAGAAACGCACACTACATGCACATTTCTCTCGAGCGGTGCTCACCGTGGCATCCAGCAGATCTGTGTTGAAGCTTTTATCCTGAAACACGGGGGTAAACGCATATGGTAGTTGTTACTTGAACGTAGTGAGAATATATATAGCAACTGAATGACAAAGTCTAGTTGTACTGAGGGCTCACCACGAATTCGTAAGTCTTGGAATAAACTTCTGGAGCAAAGCTCATGCTGTGGCCGAAGTCAAAGAGGGCAGTTGTTACTTTCCAGACGGCACTGATGATCAGCAGTGACTTCATTCCCTGCGCAGTGAAGACGACGGAATGACAGCGTTGAATGCGCTGAACGAATGTG is from Ornithodoros turicata isolate Travis chromosome 8, ASM3712646v1, whole genome shotgun sequence and encodes:
- the LOC135366093 gene encoding uncharacterized protein LOC135366093, with the translated sequence MFILGLKWLRLQTKLSITIFALKSLVINSTLLFYVIKEKLINFDIEQQQDLLYVITLVVRFLAGTVTDVELVIGAYFGMKSLLIISAVWKVTTALFDFGHSMSFAPEVYSKTYEFVDKSFNTDLLDATYFYETGFCTLYLLLAVVMIYGAYRVNVYFRSLYFEEGRMTTVDVAASLLSCVSNPNDRHKII